Proteins co-encoded in one Girardinichthys multiradiatus isolate DD_20200921_A chromosome 11, DD_fGirMul_XY1, whole genome shotgun sequence genomic window:
- the rnf14 gene encoding E3 ubiquitin-protein ligase RNF14: MSEDKEAQENELLALASIYDEEEFRQAESAQGGEIQLCLELPPDFKLVVKGEKTAEYNVCFLPPLVLNFELPADYPSTSPPIFSLSSKWMAKAQLSSLCQHLDELWEENRGFEVLFTWIQFLKEETLDFLSIQSPLELNRSSSKGLGERRKTDPAAKAGAQCVSLSEKPEEKKPEVNKEISEQHFSSSSQLDPRAVVLKDPHSDPLPQLLDFDEGQRQRVFDNKVFCCGICFSDKLGSNCLCFKGCQHVYCKVCMAEYFQIQIRDGNVQCLNCPEPECTSLATPSQVKQLVDDELFARYDRLLLQSSLDLMADVVYCPRQSCGTAVMVEPDTTMGICSVCQYAFCTLCKLGYHGVSHCKITADDLRNIRDEYLSSTSEGQKFMEQRFGKRVVQKAVEESFSRDWLKENCKCCPRCGTNIQKVDGCNKMTCTSCKQYFCWLCLGVLSKVNPYSHFNNPHSPCYNQLFHGVEEDWSDEED; encoded by the exons ATGTCTGAGGATAAGGAAGCCCAGGAAAACGAACTGCTTGCTTTAGCAAGTATCTATGATGAAGAGGAGTTCCGACAGGCGGAGTCTGCTCAAGGAGGAGAGATACAACTGTGTCTGGAGCTCCCTCCTGATTTCAAGCTGGTTGTAAAAG GAGAGAAGACAGCTGAATATAATGTCTGCTTTTTGCCTCCTCTGGTGCTCAATTTTGAGCTTCCGGCAGACTATCCATCTACATCCCCACCGATCTTTTCACTCAGCTCCAAATGGATGGCCAAAGCTCAG CTGAGCTCTCTCTGCCAGCACTTGGATGAGTTGTGGGAAGAAAACCGGGGTTTCGAGGTTCTCTTCACATGGATCCAGTTTCTCAAAGAGGAGACTCTAGACTTTCTGAGCATCCAGTCTCCTCTTGAACTCAACAGAAGCAGCAGTAAGGGTCTAGGTGAACGACGGAAAACGGATCCAGCAGCCAAAg CTGGGGCACAGTGCGTGAGTCTGTCTGAAAAACCCGAGGAGAAGAAACCAGAGGTGAACAAAGAGATCTCTGAACAGCACTTTTCATCGTCATCTCAGTTGGACCCGCGTGCTGTGGTTTTGAAGGACCCGCACTCTGACCCCTTACCTCAGCTCCTGGACTTTGATGAGGGGCAGCGGCAGAGGGTGTTTGACAACAAGGTGTTCTGCTGTGGGATCTGTTTTTCAGATAAGCTGGGCTCCAACTGTCTCTGCTTCAAGGGGTGCCAACATGTTTACTGCAAGGTGTGCATGGCCGAGTACTTTCAGATTCAAATACGGGATGGCAATGTCCAGTGCCTTAACTGCCCTGAACCCGAATGTACCTCATTAGCCACTCCGTCACAG GTGAAGCAGCTTGTGGACGACGAGTTGTTCGCCCGATACGACCGTTTGCTCCTTCAGTCAAGTTTGGACCTTATGGCTGACGTTGTCTACTGTCCCCGTCAGTCCTGTGGCACTGCTGTAATGGTGGAGCCAGACACAACCATGGGCATTTGCTCGGTTTGTCAGTATGCTTTCTGCACGCTGTGCAAGCTGGGCTATCATGGTGTCTCCCATTGTAAAATAACTGCAG ATGATCTGCGTAACATAAGAGATGAGTACCTGTCATCCACCTCTGAGGGCCAGAAGTTCATGGAGCAACGCTTTGGGAAGAGGGTGGTCCAAAAAGCGGTGGAGGAATCCTTTAGCAGGGACTGGCTCAAAGAGAACTGCAAATGCTGCCCACGCTGTGGAACCAACATACAG AAAGTGGATGGCTGTAACAAGATGACGTGTACTTCTTGTAAACAGTACTTCTGCTGGCTGTGCCTCGGTGTCCTCAGCAAAGTCAACCCATACAGTCACTTTAACAACCCACATTCACCCTGTTATAACCA